One window of Sardina pilchardus chromosome 2, fSarPil1.1, whole genome shotgun sequence genomic DNA carries:
- the zgc:66427 gene encoding E3 ubiquitin-protein ligase ZNRF1: MGTRSSRLQEEAVSTTFDKDGIKRESCRRLRSNRPTSLMVDFSGSFEHDSEANRSRSEEGSDSDTGQQASAEGSPADHHISPSLSSQDTPAEDTVGNHEGDGSPGEAINNEPVAGEETGRVPHRTFSERLPGGRHNSGRNVTARSARVRGAHSRPVSEAWIGLYRVNNRHGTIRCPFCSKPFPGGRIEEHLLSCLTSPPLPYNTDVLAKDSGECSICLEDLLQGETIARLACLCVYHKSCIDSWCKVKPCCPEHPFD, translated from the exons ATGGGTACAAGATCTAGTCGTTTACAAGAAGAGGCTGTATCGACGACTTTTGATAAGGACGGAATTAAGCGAGAGTCATGTCGACGTCTTCGAAGCAACAGGCCCACAAGCCTTATGGTTGATTTTTCTGGTAGTTTTGAGCATGATTCGGAAGCAAATCGTAGCCGCTCGGAGGAAGGGAGCGACTCGGACACAGGGCAGCAGGCAAGCGCTGAAGGAAGCCCTGCTGACCATCACATTTCCCCGTCACTTAGCAGTCAGGACACACCAGCAGAGGACACCGTGGGTAACCACGAAGGAGACGGCAGCCCCGGAGAGGCAATAAACAACGAGCCTGTGGCTGGAGAGGAAACAGGCCGCGTTCCTCATCGCACTTTCTCCGAACGTTTGCCGGGTGGTCGACACAATTCTGGGCGCAACGTCACTGCTAGATCCGCACGAGTGAGAGGTGCCCATTCACGTCCAGTGTCGGAGGCATGGATCGGGCTTTACAGAGTGAACAATCGACATGGCA CAATCCGCTGCCCATTTTGCTCCAAGCCGTTCCCTGGAGGCAGGATTGAGGAACACCTGTTGAGCTGTctcacctctccccctcttccataCAATA CTGACGTCCTGGCCAAGGACAGTGGTGAGTGCTCCATATGCCTGGAGGATCTGCTTCAGGGAGAGACCATCGCACGTCtggcctgcctgtgtgtctatCACAAAAG CTGCATTGACTCCTGGTGCAAGGTGAAACCCTGTTGCCCCGAACACCCCTTTGATTGA